Proteins from one Salinispora arenicola genomic window:
- a CDS encoding helix-turn-helix domain-containing protein has translation MEGEQTTDLIRLQLRRQRALTGMNQEEFGRRTRFSASTVSAVETGTREIDLPYASRADEILETGGLFQSLLKMAQRDELPSWFKPWLDAEAVARQLRYFHPTLIPGLLQTERYTRTVLRFDDTRPEAEIEQQVSSRLERQKILARERPPQVIAVMDERALRLRDAIMAEQLAHLLRLAELPHVHIHVIPADAGLHVGLSGPLALALLPDGSRVGYLENQLAGEVVNAEDALTTLQARWESVRGVALPQASSVALIKEVESLHGPQ, from the coding sequence ATGGAAGGCGAACAAACTACCGATCTCATTCGGCTTCAGCTCCGCAGGCAGCGGGCGCTGACGGGCATGAACCAGGAAGAATTCGGGCGCCGTACGCGCTTTTCGGCGTCGACTGTCTCCGCCGTGGAGACTGGCACGCGCGAGATTGACCTGCCCTACGCGTCGCGGGCCGACGAGATCCTGGAAACTGGTGGCCTGTTCCAGTCCCTACTGAAGATGGCGCAGCGAGACGAGCTGCCTTCCTGGTTCAAACCCTGGTTGGATGCCGAGGCTGTCGCGAGGCAACTTCGCTACTTTCACCCGACCCTGATACCAGGCCTGCTCCAGACGGAGCGCTATACCCGCACGGTGCTCCGTTTCGACGACACGCGGCCCGAGGCCGAGATAGAGCAGCAGGTGTCTTCTCGGCTGGAGCGGCAGAAGATCCTCGCCCGGGAGCGACCCCCGCAGGTCATCGCAGTCATGGATGAAAGGGCGCTGCGCCTCCGCGACGCCATCATGGCCGAACAGCTTGCGCACCTGCTTCGCCTGGCGGAGCTGCCGCACGTCCACATCCACGTCATACCCGCCGACGCCGGCCTCCACGTCGGGCTGTCCGGACCACTCGCCCTGGCCCTGCTGCCGGACGGGTCGCGGGTCGGATATCTGGAGAACCAGCTTGCCGGCGAGGTTGTCAACGCCGAGGATGCATTGACTACGCTTCAGGCCCGATGGGAGAGCGTAAGGGGCGTGGCCCTCCCGCAAGCCTCATCAGTCGCCCTCATCAAGGAAGTAGAGAGCCTGCATGGACCTCAGTAA
- a CDS encoding ABC transporter substrate-binding protein, with amino-acid sequence MVMRRTVGMVAASTATVLVVSGCGGGGPQSGGDEKFTDGAIVLGVLNDQSGVYSELSGRNSVTAVELAVADFTAKYGDQAVTTDITVQTADHQNKPDVANSKAQEMYDRQGVDLILDVPTSSAALRVADVAKEKQKLYFNIGAATTDLTGKSCNKYTFHYAYDTYMLANGTGRTTTEQIGRNWYILYPNYAFGQDMEKSFSTAIADAGGQVVGKDGAPFPNTSGDFSTYLLKAPTLDPKPDVLGTMQAGAELVNVVKQYNEFKLRDKGVGLAVGLMFITDIHSLTPAALAGTTYTDAWYWNFDEQNREFADRFQQETGTRPSFAHAANYSAATQYLEAVQAAGTDDADTIVEELEGKEINDVFLRNGKIRAEDHRVVHDAYLAQVKPQSEVTEPWDYVRILETIPAGEAFRAPSPDCSL; translated from the coding sequence ATGGTCATGCGTAGGACGGTGGGTATGGTCGCCGCGTCGACGGCCACGGTGCTCGTGGTCTCCGGATGCGGTGGCGGAGGTCCCCAATCGGGCGGGGACGAGAAGTTTACCGACGGCGCGATCGTGCTGGGCGTGCTCAACGACCAGTCCGGCGTGTACTCCGAGCTGTCCGGCCGGAACTCGGTCACGGCCGTGGAACTGGCCGTCGCCGATTTCACGGCGAAATACGGCGACCAGGCGGTCACCACGGACATCACCGTGCAAACCGCCGATCACCAGAACAAGCCGGATGTGGCCAACAGCAAGGCCCAGGAGATGTACGACCGTCAGGGGGTCGACCTGATCCTGGACGTGCCCACCTCGTCGGCGGCGCTGCGGGTGGCCGACGTGGCGAAGGAGAAGCAGAAGCTCTACTTCAACATCGGTGCGGCGACCACCGACCTCACCGGCAAGAGCTGCAACAAATACACCTTCCACTACGCGTACGACACGTACATGCTCGCCAACGGCACCGGTCGGACCACCACCGAGCAGATCGGCCGGAACTGGTACATCCTCTATCCGAACTACGCGTTCGGTCAGGACATGGAGAAGAGCTTCTCCACGGCCATCGCCGACGCCGGCGGACAGGTCGTCGGCAAGGACGGGGCACCGTTCCCGAACACCAGCGGCGACTTCTCCACCTACCTGCTGAAGGCGCCGACGCTGGACCCGAAGCCAGACGTGCTCGGCACCATGCAGGCCGGCGCGGAACTGGTCAACGTGGTGAAGCAGTACAACGAGTTCAAGCTGCGCGACAAGGGTGTCGGGCTGGCCGTCGGACTGATGTTCATCACCGACATCCACTCACTCACCCCAGCCGCGCTGGCCGGCACCACCTACACCGACGCCTGGTACTGGAACTTCGACGAGCAGAACCGTGAGTTCGCCGACCGGTTCCAGCAGGAGACGGGCACCCGGCCGTCCTTCGCGCACGCGGCGAACTACTCCGCCGCCACGCAGTACCTGGAGGCGGTGCAGGCGGCCGGCACCGACGATGCCGACACCATCGTCGAGGAACTGGAGGGCAAGGAGATCAACGACGTCTTCCTGCGCAACGGCAAGATCCGCGCGGAGGACCACCGGGTGGTCCACGACGCCTACCTGGCCCAGGTGAAGCCGCAGTCCGAGGTCACCGAGCCGTGGGACTACGTGCGGATCCTCGAGACCATCCCGGCCGGGGAGGCGTTCCGGGCCCCGTCCCCGGACTGCAGCCTGTGA
- a CDS encoding branched-chain amino acid ABC transporter permease, which yields MTGLLQNTFNGLVSGAFYALLALGLAVIFGMLRVVNFAHGAFYMLGAFGAYVLLTEAGVPFWAALVVVPLALAGLGMALERAFIHRLTRLDPLYNFLLTFGLTLIVQDLVKLRYGVQSSPYEAPSALRGSVDFGIFEFPTYRVFILGFAVAVCVAVWWALARTRVGMVVRASTERPELTRALGINVGRWITPVFGFGIGLAGLAGVLAAPMRAVNPLMGADLIIVVFAVVVIGGLGSIFGSVAAGFGIGMVQAWAEAYLSAFPIVSQTIVFIVMAAVLLWRPAGLFGRAEASA from the coding sequence GTGACCGGCCTTCTCCAGAACACGTTCAACGGGTTGGTGAGCGGGGCGTTCTACGCCCTGCTCGCGCTCGGTCTCGCGGTCATCTTCGGGATGCTGCGGGTGGTGAACTTCGCCCACGGCGCGTTCTACATGCTCGGCGCGTTCGGTGCCTACGTGCTGCTGACCGAGGCGGGGGTGCCGTTCTGGGCCGCCCTGGTGGTCGTGCCGCTGGCGCTGGCGGGGCTCGGCATGGCCCTGGAGCGGGCATTCATCCACCGGCTCACCCGACTCGATCCGCTCTACAACTTCCTGCTCACCTTCGGCCTCACGTTGATCGTGCAGGACCTGGTGAAGCTCCGGTACGGGGTGCAGTCCAGCCCGTACGAGGCGCCGTCCGCGCTACGCGGCTCGGTCGACTTCGGCATCTTCGAGTTCCCGACGTACCGGGTGTTCATCCTCGGCTTCGCGGTGGCGGTCTGCGTCGCGGTGTGGTGGGCCCTGGCCCGCACCCGGGTCGGCATGGTCGTTCGCGCCTCGACGGAGCGGCCGGAGCTGACCCGCGCGCTCGGCATCAACGTCGGGCGGTGGATCACCCCGGTCTTCGGCTTCGGCATCGGGCTGGCCGGGCTGGCCGGCGTGCTCGCCGCGCCGATGCGCGCGGTCAACCCGCTGATGGGAGCGGACCTCATCATCGTGGTCTTCGCGGTGGTGGTGATCGGCGGGCTGGGCTCGATCTTCGGCTCGGTCGCCGCCGGTTTCGGCATCGGAATGGTGCAGGCGTGGGCCGAGGCGTACCTCTCCGCCTTTCCCATCGTGTCCCAGACGATCGTGTTCATCGTGATGGCCGCCGTGCTGCTCTGGCGCCCGGCCGGCTTGTTCGGCCGGGCGGAGGCGTCAGCATGA
- a CDS encoding ABC transporter ATP-binding protein: protein MAGQGLLSVHGLTRDFRGFRAVDDVDLQITAGSVHALVGPNGAGKTTLFNLLTGFLSPSAGRIELAGRDITGLPAEQVARRGVARSFQITSLFPQLSTREHVELALQSSSGLGWRFWRSATLMRRYSDRAGELLDMVGLADLAAVPAEALAYGRKRALELAIALALEPKVLLLDEPTAGMGLEDVDRTVDLIARVRQGRTVVLVEHNMSVVGRLADTVTVLQAGRVLVEGSYEQVRADERVITAYLGAADAAH, encoded by the coding sequence ATGGCCGGGCAAGGTCTCCTGTCGGTCCACGGGCTGACCCGGGACTTCCGGGGCTTCCGGGCCGTCGACGACGTCGACCTCCAGATCACGGCGGGCAGCGTGCACGCGTTGGTCGGCCCGAACGGCGCCGGCAAGACGACACTGTTCAACCTGCTCACCGGCTTCCTGTCGCCCAGCGCCGGCCGGATCGAGCTGGCGGGGCGGGACATCACCGGCCTGCCCGCGGAGCAGGTCGCCCGCCGCGGCGTCGCCCGCTCCTTCCAGATCACCAGCCTCTTCCCGCAACTGTCCACGCGGGAGCACGTCGAGTTGGCGCTCCAGAGTTCGAGCGGCCTGGGCTGGCGCTTCTGGCGGTCGGCGACGCTGATGCGGCGCTACTCCGACCGGGCCGGTGAGCTGCTGGACATGGTCGGTCTGGCCGATCTGGCGGCGGTTCCCGCCGAAGCGCTCGCCTACGGCCGCAAGCGGGCCCTGGAACTGGCGATCGCCCTCGCCCTGGAGCCGAAGGTGCTGCTGCTGGACGAGCCGACCGCGGGCATGGGCCTGGAGGACGTCGACCGCACGGTCGACCTGATCGCCCGGGTGCGGCAGGGCCGCACCGTGGTGCTGGTCGAACACAACATGAGCGTCGTCGGGCGACTCGCCGACACCGTCACCGTGCTCCAGGCCGGCCGGGTTCTCGTCGAGGGGTCCTACGAGCAGGTCCGCGCCGACGAACGGGTGATCACCGCCTACCTGGGAGCAGCCGATGCTGCGCATTGA
- a CDS encoding aminotransferase class V-fold PLP-dependent enzyme — protein MDITKAQQLWQPHRGWLNTATYGLPPDPAWAALQEALAAWRTGSMGTSWETWDEATVRTRAAFARLVGVDAGDVTVGSSASQLFAPVAAALPAGATVVVPEVEFTSNLFPWLAQEQRGVRVRTVPLADLVDAIDADTDLVAFSLVQSSDGTVARYAEVVAAARAHGALVAVDATQACGWLPFDGALADVVVVAAYKWLLAPRGTALAYYAPELRDRMRPDTACWYAGADPHDSYYGPPLRLADNARRFDISPAWFSYVGAAPALELLLEVGVPAIHAHNVALANRFRSGLGLPPGDSAIAVAQVPEAQSRLERAGVRAAVRAGRVRVSFHVYCTEDDVDRALDALTG, from the coding sequence GTGGACATCACGAAGGCGCAACAGCTGTGGCAACCGCACCGGGGCTGGCTGAACACCGCCACCTACGGGCTGCCGCCCGACCCGGCGTGGGCGGCGTTGCAGGAGGCGCTCGCCGCCTGGCGCACGGGGAGCATGGGTACGTCGTGGGAGACCTGGGACGAGGCCACGGTACGGACCCGTGCCGCGTTCGCGCGCCTGGTCGGCGTCGACGCCGGGGACGTCACGGTCGGCAGCTCGGCGTCGCAGTTGTTCGCGCCGGTGGCCGCCGCGCTGCCGGCGGGCGCGACCGTGGTGGTTCCCGAGGTCGAGTTCACCTCCAACCTCTTTCCCTGGCTGGCCCAGGAGCAGCGGGGCGTTCGGGTGCGTACCGTTCCGCTGGCGGACCTGGTCGACGCGATCGACGCCGACACCGATCTGGTCGCGTTCAGCCTGGTGCAGTCGTCCGACGGCACGGTGGCCCGGTACGCGGAGGTCGTCGCCGCGGCCAGGGCACACGGCGCCCTGGTGGCGGTTGACGCCACGCAGGCGTGCGGTTGGCTTCCGTTCGACGGCGCGCTCGCGGACGTGGTCGTCGTCGCCGCGTACAAGTGGTTGCTGGCGCCGCGGGGCACGGCGCTGGCGTACTACGCCCCCGAGCTGCGGGACCGGATGCGCCCCGACACCGCCTGCTGGTATGCCGGGGCCGACCCGCACGACTCCTACTACGGCCCGCCGCTGCGGCTGGCCGACAACGCCCGGCGCTTCGACATCTCCCCGGCCTGGTTCAGCTACGTCGGGGCCGCTCCCGCCCTGGAACTGTTACTGGAGGTGGGGGTCCCGGCGATCCACGCGCACAACGTGGCGCTGGCCAACCGGTTCCGTTCCGGCCTGGGGCTGCCTCCCGGCGACAGCGCGATCGCTGTCGCCCAGGTGCCGGAAGCGCAGTCGAGGCTGGAGCGGGCTGGCGTGCGGGCGGCGGTGCGCGCCGGTCGGGTCCGGGTCTCGTTCCACGTCTACTGCACCGAGGACGACGTCGACCGGGCGCTCGACGCGCTGACCGGCTGA
- a CDS encoding flavin reductase — protein sequence MTRTRVPHDPMRPLWRCRACGADWPCQPARLAMLVEYRGRTSALLTHLGNQLKEASDQLRQLNGNAPDGLAARVLAWTVLRDQQAPELDSSMNSAVEVMDLDVVFDALELIIRAHWGATCPRCADDGRCPQLDWADDQLARLSRREVPSRTPRSHGTTAERAATGARPPAGEPDAAERAEAHQTRPRRRDRADRRARPLASEEQTDHRH from the coding sequence ATGACGCGCACCCGGGTGCCGCACGACCCTATGCGTCCGCTGTGGCGGTGTCGGGCGTGTGGTGCCGACTGGCCCTGTCAGCCGGCGCGGCTCGCCATGTTGGTCGAGTATCGCGGGAGAACGTCAGCCCTGCTGACCCACCTCGGCAATCAGTTGAAAGAGGCATCCGATCAGCTACGCCAGCTCAACGGCAACGCGCCGGACGGCCTCGCGGCGAGGGTTCTGGCGTGGACGGTTCTCAGGGATCAGCAGGCGCCCGAACTCGACAGTTCCATGAACAGCGCGGTCGAGGTAATGGATCTGGATGTGGTGTTCGATGCGCTCGAATTGATCATTCGTGCCCACTGGGGTGCGACCTGTCCCAGGTGCGCCGACGATGGCAGGTGCCCGCAGCTCGACTGGGCCGACGATCAGTTGGCCCGCCTGTCCCGGCGAGAGGTGCCATCACGAACACCACGAAGCCATGGCACTACCGCCGAGCGGGCGGCTACCGGTGCGCGGCCGCCCGCTGGAGAGCCTGACGCAGCGGAGCGAGCGGAGGCACACCAGACACGCCCGCGTCGTCGCGATAGAGCCGACAGGCGAGCCCGGCCGCTCGCGTCGGAGGAGCAAACGGATCACCGCCATTGA
- a CDS encoding ABC transporter ATP-binding protein — protein sequence MLRIENLSAWYGEARVLREVGLHVRPGEVVTLVGRNGAGKSTLLRCVMGLHAGLRGTVELDGRDIGKLSANQRARLGMGWVPDDRGSYATLTVTENLTLPPTVGPDPWSLERVYEAFPALYGRRDSAATTLSGGEQQMLALARVLRMGARMLLCDEPTEGLSPLLVQQVGDLLRDAKRHGVTVLLVEQNLRFATGVADRHYLLAEGRVAAAMDNSEVQSRERELLSYLGI from the coding sequence ATGCTGCGCATTGAGAACCTGTCCGCCTGGTACGGCGAGGCACGGGTGTTGCGGGAGGTCGGTCTGCACGTGCGACCCGGCGAGGTGGTCACCCTGGTGGGACGCAACGGCGCCGGCAAGTCGACCCTGCTGCGCTGCGTCATGGGCCTGCACGCCGGCCTGCGGGGCACCGTCGAGCTGGACGGGCGGGACATCGGGAAGCTGTCGGCGAACCAGCGGGCACGGTTGGGCATGGGCTGGGTTCCCGACGACCGGGGCAGCTACGCCACGCTGACCGTGACGGAGAACCTGACCCTGCCGCCGACCGTGGGGCCGGACCCGTGGTCGCTGGAGCGGGTGTACGAGGCGTTTCCCGCCCTGTACGGGCGGCGTGACTCGGCCGCCACGACGCTGTCCGGCGGTGAGCAGCAGATGCTGGCGCTGGCGCGGGTGCTGCGGATGGGCGCCCGCATGCTGCTCTGCGACGAACCGACCGAAGGGCTGTCGCCGTTGCTCGTGCAGCAGGTCGGTGACCTGCTGCGCGACGCCAAGCGGCACGGGGTGACGGTGCTGTTGGTCGAGCAGAACCTGCGTTTCGCCACCGGCGTCGCCGACCGGCACTACCTGCTGGCCGAGGGGCGCGTCGCGGCGGCGATGGACAACTCCGAGGTGCAGTCGCGGGAACGTGAACTGCTGTCGTACCTCGGGATCTGA
- a CDS encoding DUF397 domain-containing protein: MDLSNARWKKSTRSGTSECVEVAGDLPGVVGVRDSKDPTGPALLFGPAAWRAFVAQLPEQH; this comes from the coding sequence ATGGACCTCAGTAACGCTCGTTGGAAGAAGTCCACCCGCAGCGGCACTAGCGAATGCGTCGAGGTTGCCGGCGACCTTCCCGGCGTCGTGGGCGTCCGGGACAGCAAGGACCCCACCGGGCCGGCGCTGCTGTTCGGGCCGGCGGCGTGGCGGGCGTTCGTCGCCCAGCTCCCCGAGCAGCACTGA
- the dnaE gene encoding DNA polymerase III subunit alpha encodes MGDSFAHLHVHTEYSMLDGAARLKDLFAEVNRQGMPAVAMTDHGNMHGANDFYKQAMAAGVTPILGIEAYVAPESRFHKQRVRWGRPEQKSDDVSGSGGYTHMTIWARNKVGLHNLFKLTSRSFTEGFFVKWPRMDAELLAEHADGLMATTGCPSGEVQTRLRLEQYDEALKAAARYQDIFGKENFFLEVMDHGIDIERRVRQELAEISHKLDIPPVVTNDTHYTHQEQSEAHDVLLCVQTAANVSDPNRFRFDGSGYYIKSADEMRAIDSSDLWLQGCRNTLLVAEKVDPTGMFDFRNLMPRFPVPEGETDESWFRKETFKGLARRFPDGVPETHVKQAEYELGVIIQMGFPSYFLVVADFIQWAKGEGIAVGPGRGSAAGSLVAYALGITDLDPLPHGLIFERFLNPERVSMPDVDIDFDERRRGEVIKYVTEKWGEDKVAQIATFGTIKAKAAIKDSARVLGYPYAVGDRITKAMPPAVMGKDIPLTGIFDPKHSRYAEAGEIRGLYESDPDVKKVIDTARGIEGLIRQTGVHAAGVIMSAEPIIDHIPLMRRDADGAIITQFDYPTCESLGLLKMDFLGLRNLTIIDDALKNIESNHGRTVDLLKLPLDDTPTYELLSRGDTLGVFQLDGGPMRSLLRTMKPDNFEDISAVLALYRPGPMGANSHTNYALRKNGLQEITPIHPELAEPLEEILGPTYGLIVYQEQVQRAAQVLAGYSLGKADLLRRAMGKKKKEVLDKEFVPFRDGMRGNGYSDEAIQTLWDILVPFADYAFNKAHTAGYGLVSYWTGYLKANYPAEYMAALLTSVGDDKDKMALYLSECRRMGIQVLPPDVNTSAGPFTPVGRDIRFGLAAIRNVGANVVSAIMRCRGEKSAYTDFYDFLSKVDAVVCNKKTIESLIKAGAFDSLDHPRRGLLAVHADAIDAYADVKRKEAVGQYDLFGAGFADPEVGTSTTVMPVIVDGEWDKREKLAFEREMLGLYVSDHPLFGLEHVLGKEADTTIAALSEEGTIPDGTVVTLAGILSGVQRRVTKQGRAWASATLEDLAGGVETLFFPNTYEVIGQYIAEDAIVVVKGRVDRRDDTPRIMAMDMSIPDVSSNSANKPVTLTIPVTRCTPPLVERLKETLVLHPGDAEVHVKLLNGSKVTRLRLGPFRVAPTTALMADLKTVLGPANVG; translated from the coding sequence ATGGGCGATTCGTTCGCGCATCTGCACGTGCACACGGAGTACTCGATGCTCGACGGTGCGGCCCGGCTGAAGGACCTGTTCGCCGAGGTCAACCGCCAGGGGATGCCGGCCGTGGCGATGACCGACCACGGCAACATGCACGGCGCGAACGACTTCTACAAGCAGGCGATGGCGGCCGGCGTCACACCGATCCTGGGGATCGAGGCGTACGTCGCACCGGAGTCGCGGTTCCACAAGCAGCGGGTGCGGTGGGGCCGGCCGGAGCAGAAGAGCGACGACGTCTCCGGCAGCGGTGGTTACACCCACATGACCATCTGGGCGCGTAACAAGGTGGGGTTGCACAACCTGTTCAAGCTGACCAGTCGGTCGTTCACCGAGGGGTTCTTCGTCAAGTGGCCGCGGATGGACGCGGAGTTGCTCGCTGAGCACGCCGACGGGTTGATGGCCACGACCGGCTGCCCCTCCGGCGAGGTGCAGACCCGGTTACGGCTGGAACAGTATGACGAGGCCCTGAAGGCTGCCGCGAGATACCAGGACATCTTCGGCAAGGAGAACTTCTTCCTGGAGGTCATGGACCACGGCATCGACATCGAGCGTCGGGTTCGCCAGGAGCTGGCGGAGATCTCGCACAAGCTGGACATTCCGCCCGTAGTTACCAACGACACGCACTACACCCACCAGGAGCAGTCCGAGGCGCACGATGTGCTGCTCTGCGTGCAGACCGCGGCGAACGTCAGCGACCCCAACCGGTTCCGGTTCGACGGCAGCGGCTACTACATCAAGTCCGCCGACGAGATGCGCGCCATCGACTCGTCCGACCTGTGGCTTCAGGGCTGCCGCAACACGCTGCTGGTCGCGGAGAAGGTCGACCCGACCGGCATGTTCGACTTCCGGAACCTGATGCCGCGCTTCCCGGTGCCGGAGGGGGAGACCGACGAGTCCTGGTTCCGCAAGGAGACGTTCAAAGGGCTCGCCCGCCGCTTCCCCGACGGCGTCCCGGAGACCCACGTCAAACAGGCCGAGTACGAACTGGGTGTCATCATCCAGATGGGTTTCCCGTCGTACTTCCTCGTGGTCGCCGACTTCATCCAGTGGGCCAAGGGCGAGGGCATCGCCGTGGGGCCCGGCCGTGGATCGGCCGCCGGTTCCCTGGTCGCGTACGCCCTGGGCATCACCGACCTGGATCCGTTGCCGCACGGGCTGATCTTCGAGCGGTTCCTCAACCCCGAGCGGGTCTCGATGCCGGATGTCGACATCGACTTCGACGAGCGTCGGCGTGGCGAGGTGATCAAGTACGTCACGGAGAAGTGGGGTGAGGACAAGGTCGCGCAGATCGCGACCTTCGGCACGATCAAGGCGAAGGCCGCGATCAAGGACTCGGCGCGGGTACTCGGCTACCCGTACGCGGTCGGTGACCGGATCACCAAGGCGATGCCACCGGCCGTGATGGGCAAGGACATCCCGCTGACCGGCATCTTCGACCCGAAGCACTCCCGGTACGCGGAGGCCGGCGAGATCCGCGGTCTCTACGAGTCCGACCCGGACGTCAAGAAGGTCATCGACACCGCGCGCGGCATCGAGGGTCTGATCCGGCAGACGGGTGTGCACGCCGCCGGGGTCATCATGTCCGCCGAGCCGATCATCGACCACATCCCGCTGATGCGCCGGGACGCCGACGGGGCGATCATCACGCAGTTCGACTACCCGACCTGTGAGTCGCTCGGGCTGCTGAAGATGGACTTCCTCGGCCTGCGCAACCTGACCATCATCGACGACGCGCTGAAGAACATCGAGAGCAACCACGGGCGTACGGTCGACCTGCTCAAACTGCCGTTGGACGACACGCCGACCTACGAGCTGCTGTCCCGTGGCGACACCCTGGGCGTGTTCCAGCTCGACGGCGGGCCGATGCGGTCGCTGCTGCGAACGATGAAGCCGGACAACTTCGAGGACATCTCCGCGGTCCTGGCGCTGTACCGGCCGGGCCCGATGGGCGCCAACTCGCACACCAACTACGCGTTGCGCAAGAACGGCCTCCAGGAGATCACCCCGATCCACCCGGAGCTGGCCGAACCGCTGGAGGAGATCCTTGGGCCCACCTACGGCCTGATCGTCTACCAGGAGCAGGTGCAGCGTGCGGCCCAGGTCCTCGCCGGCTACAGCCTCGGTAAGGCCGACCTGCTGCGGCGGGCGATGGGCAAGAAGAAGAAAGAGGTGCTCGACAAGGAGTTCGTGCCGTTCCGCGACGGAATGCGCGGCAACGGCTACTCCGACGAGGCCATCCAGACGCTGTGGGACATCCTCGTCCCCTTCGCCGACTACGCGTTCAACAAGGCCCACACCGCCGGGTACGGCCTGGTGTCGTACTGGACCGGCTACCTGAAGGCGAACTACCCGGCCGAGTACATGGCGGCACTGCTCACCTCCGTGGGCGACGACAAGGACAAGATGGCGCTCTATCTGTCGGAGTGCCGCCGGATGGGCATCCAGGTTCTCCCGCCGGACGTGAACACCTCGGCCGGGCCGTTCACTCCGGTCGGCCGGGACATTCGCTTCGGCCTGGCCGCGATCCGTAACGTCGGTGCGAACGTGGTCAGCGCGATCATGCGCTGCCGTGGGGAGAAGAGCGCCTACACCGACTTCTACGACTTCCTGTCCAAGGTGGACGCGGTCGTCTGCAACAAGAAGACCATCGAATCTCTGATCAAGGCGGGCGCGTTCGACTCACTCGACCATCCCCGCCGGGGCCTGCTCGCGGTGCACGCCGACGCCATCGACGCGTACGCCGACGTCAAGCGCAAGGAGGCCGTCGGCCAGTACGACCTGTTCGGCGCCGGGTTCGCCGACCCGGAGGTCGGCACCAGCACCACGGTGATGCCGGTCATCGTCGACGGGGAGTGGGACAAGCGGGAGAAGCTTGCCTTCGAGCGCGAGATGCTCGGCCTCTACGTCTCCGACCATCCGCTGTTCGGCCTGGAGCATGTGCTCGGCAAGGAAGCCGACACCACCATCGCCGCCCTCTCCGAGGAGGGGACCATCCCCGACGGGACGGTGGTGACACTCGCGGGCATCCTCTCCGGGGTGCAGCGCCGGGTCACCAAGCAGGGCCGGGCGTGGGCGTCGGCGACGCTGGAGGACCTGGCCGGCGGGGTGGAGACGCTGTTCTTCCCCAACACCTACGAGGTGATCGGGCAGTACATCGCCGAGGACGCGATCGTGGTGGTCAAGGGGCGGGTCGACCGCCGCGACGACACACCCCGGATCATGGCGATGGACATGTCGATCCCGGATGTCAGCAGCAACTCGGCCAACAAGCCGGTCACCCTCACCATCCCGGTCACCCGGTGCACACCGCCGCTGGTGGAGCGGCTCAAGGAGACGCTGGTGCTGCATCCCGGCGACGCGGAGGTGCACGTCAAGCTCCTCAACGGCAGCAAGGTGACCCGGCTGCGACTCGGTCCGTTCCGGGTGGCCCCGACCACCGCCCTGATGGCCGACCTGAAGACCGTCCTCGGCCCGGCCAACGTGGGCTGA